The following are encoded together in the Pseudoalteromonas ruthenica genome:
- a CDS encoding GNAT family N-acetyltransferase — translation MTIHWLCKGFDELTTTELFTLMRARVDVFVVEQNCPYPELDDGDIDANSKHILGYQNNQLCAYARCIDKSESVAIGRVLVLPHARGQGVAQRLMQHALGVCEQFFSERPVMLSAQTYLLGFYQQLGFVTRGSPYLEDGIEHQDMYLHKR, via the coding sequence ATGACGATACACTGGCTATGTAAAGGCTTTGATGAGCTGACAACCACCGAATTATTCACTTTGATGCGTGCTCGTGTTGATGTTTTTGTCGTCGAGCAGAACTGCCCCTATCCAGAACTAGATGATGGCGATATTGATGCCAATAGCAAACATATTTTAGGGTATCAGAACAATCAATTGTGTGCTTATGCGCGTTGTATCGACAAGTCAGAAAGTGTCGCTATCGGACGCGTGCTCGTGCTGCCCCATGCACGAGGACAGGGGGTAGCCCAGCGCTTAATGCAGCATGCTCTAGGCGTGTGTGAGCAGTTTTTTAGTGAACGTCCGGTAATGTTAAGTGCGCAGACCTATTTACTTGGCTTTTATCAGCAATTGGGGTTTGTTACGCGTGGGTCGCCTTATCTAGAAGACGGCATTGAGCATCAGGATATGTATTTGCATAAGCGCTAA
- a CDS encoding sporulation protein, with protein sequence MFKKILASVGIGAAKVDTVLQTEHLHPGQKFHAEIIIKGGEVEQDISGLELALMTRVKVESDDGDYFTNHIIEKWRVGEKLILQPGEEKRIPFEARLHSETPITEFIAGYNQTHVWIQTGLNIDLAIDASDRDPLHIYPNEAVKACMQAMDRLGFRLMKADVEKGYLRAPSFHSTSGCYQELEYRPQSGGMFGIQEVELSFVPEAHKTHVLIELDRAFRSDGYIDLTIEHDHVNLSQICDQLERLIH encoded by the coding sequence ATGTTTAAAAAAATCCTGGCCTCTGTAGGAATTGGTGCCGCGAAAGTCGATACGGTACTACAAACTGAGCATTTACACCCCGGGCAAAAGTTTCATGCCGAAATCATTATAAAAGGGGGTGAAGTAGAACAAGATATTTCTGGTTTGGAATTGGCCTTGATGACCCGCGTAAAAGTAGAGTCAGATGATGGCGATTACTTTACGAATCATATTATTGAAAAGTGGCGTGTGGGTGAGAAGCTGATCTTACAACCTGGTGAAGAAAAACGTATTCCGTTTGAAGCACGATTGCATTCTGAAACTCCGATCACCGAATTTATCGCCGGTTACAACCAAACCCATGTATGGATTCAAACAGGTTTAAATATCGATTTGGCCATTGACGCCAGCGATCGCGATCCGTTGCATATTTACCCTAACGAAGCTGTTAAAGCCTGTATGCAGGCAATGGATAGGCTGGGCTTTAGGTTAATGAAAGCCGATGTTGAAAAAGGCTATTTGCGCGCACCGAGCTTCCATTCTACCTCGGGGTGCTATCAAGAACTTGAGTACCGACCGCAAAGCGGCGGCATGTTTGGCATTCAAGAGGTCGAGCTATCGTTTGTCCCCGAAGCACATAAAACGCATGTTTTAATTGAGTTAGATCGCGCGTTTCGCTCCGATGGGTACATTGATTTGACCATAGAGCACGATCATGTGAACTTATCACAGATCTGCGACCAATTAGAGCGCTTAATTCACTAA
- a CDS encoding cation:proton antiporter family protein, with product MELIFFAVAFVCGFAAYQVKLPPMVGFLVAGFVLHMAGYKTTALLDQIAALGITLLLFSIGLKLKVSSLMKVQVWLPASAHIIISTALFCGFLLLLGVFALPLFIDLNWQTALLLGFAFSFSSTVFAVKVLEDRGEMSSLHGKISIGILVMQDIFAVLFLVASTGKLPNYWAIALVVLLPLMRPVMFWILNRSKHGELLPLFGFFFALVAGYQAFEFAGIKGDLGALILGMMFASHKKAGELAKSLLSFKDILLVGFFLTIGLNAELTASALVAAILVVSVLVFKVALYYVLTNAVRLRARTSLLSAFTLANYSEFGLIVCALAASSGWLSSQWLAVVATAVAITFVIASPLNARANDIYVKIERWLLPFESDSRLPEELPVNLHNTRIAIFGMGRIGTGAYETIAQSFPQAVAGIDIKPEVVARHVKRGRRVVTADATDPDFWQRLNHAKVEMVMLAMPKHNQNIFALEQLQASGYEGQVTAIANYPDQQKELEELGVNSTYNFYLEAGSGFAEHVKEKISLS from the coding sequence ATGGAACTGATCTTTTTTGCCGTTGCCTTTGTTTGTGGTTTTGCCGCCTATCAAGTAAAACTTCCCCCCATGGTCGGCTTTTTGGTAGCCGGATTTGTCTTACATATGGCTGGCTATAAAACCACTGCATTATTGGATCAAATCGCCGCGTTGGGGATCACCCTATTGTTGTTTAGCATAGGCTTGAAGCTCAAAGTATCGAGCTTGATGAAAGTGCAAGTGTGGCTCCCCGCCAGTGCCCACATTATTATTAGTACCGCATTGTTTTGTGGCTTTTTGCTACTGCTCGGGGTGTTCGCCCTGCCCCTCTTTATCGACCTGAACTGGCAAACCGCATTATTGCTTGGCTTTGCGTTTAGTTTCTCCAGTACCGTTTTTGCCGTTAAAGTGCTTGAAGATCGCGGTGAGATGTCGAGCCTCCACGGTAAAATATCCATCGGCATCCTGGTCATGCAAGACATCTTCGCGGTGCTATTCTTAGTAGCCAGTACTGGCAAATTACCCAATTACTGGGCGATTGCCCTAGTGGTGTTGTTGCCACTGATGCGCCCAGTCATGTTTTGGATATTGAACCGCTCCAAACATGGCGAACTACTGCCCCTGTTTGGCTTCTTTTTCGCACTTGTCGCCGGTTATCAAGCTTTTGAATTTGCAGGCATCAAAGGCGATTTAGGGGCCTTGATCTTAGGAATGATGTTTGCCAGCCACAAAAAAGCGGGTGAACTCGCTAAGTCATTACTGAGCTTTAAAGATATTCTTCTGGTTGGTTTTTTCTTAACCATAGGTCTTAATGCCGAGCTCACCGCCAGTGCATTGGTTGCAGCTATCTTGGTGGTCTCTGTGCTGGTCTTTAAAGTCGCGCTTTATTATGTACTGACTAATGCTGTGCGCCTACGTGCGCGTACCTCCCTATTGAGTGCTTTTACGCTTGCCAACTACAGTGAGTTTGGCCTTATTGTCTGTGCGCTAGCCGCAAGCAGTGGTTGGCTGTCGTCACAATGGCTAGCTGTGGTTGCCACGGCGGTCGCCATTACCTTCGTGATTGCTTCACCGTTAAATGCCAGAGCCAATGATATCTATGTAAAAATAGAGCGTTGGCTACTGCCTTTTGAAAGTGACTCGCGACTGCCAGAAGAGCTACCTGTGAATCTACACAATACCCGCATCGCTATTTTTGGCATGGGCCGCATAGGCACCGGTGCCTATGAGACTATAGCCCAGAGCTTCCCACAAGCGGTGGCGGGGATCGATATTAAACCCGAAGTGGTGGCTCGTCATGTCAAGCGCGGGCGTCGAGTGGTCACTGCCGATGCCACCGATCCTGATTTTTGGCAACGATTGAACCATGCGAAGGTGGAAATGGTGATGTTAGCCATGCCCAAGCACAATCAAAATATCTTCGCCTTAGAACAGTTACAAGCTTCGGGGTATGAGGGGCAAGTTACCGCCATTGCAAATTACCCAGATCAGCAAAAAGAGCTCGAGGAATTGGGCGTAAACTCTACTTACAACTTCTACCTTGAGGCCGGTAGTGGTTTCGCTGAGCACGTCAAAGAGAAAATTTCACTTTCTTAA
- a CDS encoding sterol desaturase family protein gives MLETIWQSIAQTPDYLFDANKRIFIGYSIMALILAALAYGLRKSKKSTRGFFRYVFAKKIWWAPSARQDYQLWIYNRVLKALLFTPIILTMVPVALATTELLEGAFGLRAPMPLSETSVVIIFTVLLFLADDFSRFLLHYALHKVPFLWHYHKVHHSAKVLTPFTIYRSHPLESYLYACRMALSQGMVVGVCYYLFGTKLSMVDILGANIFVFAFNAMGSNLRHSHVWLSWGRHVEKWLISPAQHQIHHSDNPQHFDTNLGSALAIWDRLFGTLIRADEVGKISIGVGQYDAGHDSIWAIYTKPVRDSFASLKPKRKADTLKKPVA, from the coding sequence ATGCTAGAGACTATTTGGCAAAGCATTGCGCAAACGCCGGATTATCTGTTTGACGCCAATAAGCGTATTTTTATTGGTTACAGCATCATGGCCCTTATCTTAGCTGCGCTTGCTTATGGCTTGCGTAAGAGCAAGAAATCAACACGTGGCTTTTTTCGCTATGTGTTTGCCAAAAAAATCTGGTGGGCACCCAGTGCCCGCCAAGACTATCAGTTATGGATTTACAACCGTGTGCTTAAGGCACTGTTGTTTACGCCTATTATCTTGACCATGGTGCCAGTGGCGCTGGCCACAACGGAGTTATTAGAGGGCGCGTTTGGTTTACGGGCGCCGATGCCGTTGAGTGAAACCAGCGTGGTCATCATTTTTACCGTATTGCTGTTTTTAGCCGATGACTTTTCACGGTTTTTACTGCATTACGCACTACACAAGGTGCCTTTTTTGTGGCATTACCACAAGGTACACCATTCTGCTAAAGTGCTGACCCCTTTCACCATTTATCGCTCTCACCCGCTAGAGAGTTACCTTTATGCCTGCCGTATGGCGCTCTCACAAGGGATGGTGGTCGGTGTATGCTACTACTTATTCGGGACTAAGTTATCCATGGTGGACATTCTCGGTGCTAACATTTTTGTGTTCGCTTTTAATGCCATGGGGTCAAACTTGCGGCATTCTCATGTGTGGCTGAGTTGGGGGCGCCATGTTGAAAAATGGTTGATTAGTCCCGCGCAACACCAAATTCATCACAGTGACAACCCGCAGCACTTTGATACCAACCTGGGTTCGGCTTTAGCCATATGGGACCGATTATTCGGCACCCTCATTCGCGCCGATGAAGTGGGCAAGATCAGTATCGGAGTGGGTCAATACGATGCCGGGCATGATTCTATCTGGGCTATTTACACTAAACCGGTGCGCGATTCTTTCGCAAGCCTAAAACCTAAGCGCAAAGCGGATACTTTGAAAAAGCCAGTGGCATAA
- a CDS encoding TonB-dependent receptor family protein, with protein MKHSKLALAVSIAAFGLNAFAADKELEHIQIISHHDKLRTEAGSATLIGEAQLEEFEFDDIHRVLSHVPGVNIREEDGYGLRPNIGFRGVTPERSKKITILEDGVLIGPAPYSAPAAYYFPLTTRMTAVEVFKGPAAIKYGPQTVAGTLNMVSRQVPDYRIGGVDLSAGGDGYKKAHAYYGDRQGNLGFLVEGVHLQSDGFKELDGGGDTGFDKDDLLVKVDYQLDGQRFDQRFEVKLSYADELSDETYLGLTDADYKANPYRRYAASQPAQMDTKHTQVMFTYQLSAEDVNLTTRVYRNDYERAWLKLNSLSNSNASLSDILANPEQFAGQYQVLSGQRDSVLTGETNYFLNMGTNDREYYSQGIQLDGDWQVPLFGLQHTVSFGVRFHQDEIERNHYEDTYAMVDGINTAIAETRRFTTENTESTDAWSVYIEDQVTIDKLTLGVGVRGELMDMTYQNDKSGFADDWQQKTTRVWLPGISGFYQLDDNSGLLFGVHQGFVPASPSAPVRDGEDEFEKSVNYEFGGRYNDGITQFEMVGFFNDYANLIESCGQSNCGSQGQLDQEFSGGEVDVWGVESQIAQTYPLNLQLDIPMSLTYTYTQSEFKQALFSEFVQWGYIRPGDRLPYLPTHQATLSIGLAHKNWAVDMLIKYVSDMPETAGVGYEGFDVALAGQEVPATTVVDIAAHYELGQYGRVYAKVDNLFDQDNIVSRRPYGARPGKPRTLSLGYKYQF; from the coding sequence ATGAAACACAGTAAACTTGCCTTAGCCGTGAGTATTGCGGCATTTGGATTGAATGCTTTTGCTGCTGATAAAGAGCTCGAGCATATACAGATTATTAGCCACCACGACAAACTGCGCACCGAAGCAGGCTCGGCCACCTTAATAGGTGAAGCGCAGCTTGAAGAGTTTGAATTTGACGATATTCACCGCGTGCTATCACACGTACCCGGAGTCAACATACGCGAAGAAGACGGCTACGGCTTGCGCCCGAATATCGGCTTTCGTGGAGTGACGCCAGAGCGTAGTAAGAAGATCACCATTTTAGAAGACGGGGTGTTGATTGGTCCGGCTCCTTATTCTGCGCCTGCCGCTTACTACTTCCCGTTAACCACGCGAATGACGGCGGTGGAGGTCTTTAAAGGGCCTGCGGCGATAAAATACGGCCCACAAACCGTGGCCGGAACACTGAATATGGTCAGCCGCCAAGTGCCAGATTATCGTATTGGTGGCGTCGATTTATCTGCCGGTGGAGATGGCTACAAAAAAGCCCATGCTTATTATGGCGACCGCCAAGGCAACCTTGGCTTTTTAGTCGAAGGGGTGCACTTACAAAGTGATGGCTTTAAAGAGCTCGATGGCGGCGGTGATACCGGCTTCGATAAAGACGATTTACTGGTCAAAGTGGATTATCAGCTGGATGGCCAGCGTTTCGACCAGCGTTTTGAGGTCAAGCTTTCTTACGCCGATGAACTCTCCGATGAGACCTATTTAGGTCTGACCGACGCCGATTACAAGGCTAACCCTTATCGCCGTTATGCCGCATCTCAGCCGGCACAAATGGATACTAAGCATACGCAAGTGATGTTTACCTATCAGCTAAGCGCTGAAGATGTAAACCTAACAACGCGGGTTTACCGTAACGATTATGAGCGCGCCTGGTTAAAGCTAAATAGCCTGTCTAACAGCAATGCTAGCTTGTCTGATATTTTGGCAAACCCTGAGCAGTTTGCTGGTCAATATCAGGTGTTAAGTGGCCAGCGCGATTCTGTGCTCACCGGTGAAACCAATTACTTTTTAAATATGGGCACCAATGACCGTGAGTACTACTCACAAGGCATTCAGCTCGATGGTGATTGGCAAGTACCGCTGTTTGGCTTGCAGCACACAGTCTCGTTTGGGGTTCGTTTCCACCAAGATGAGATTGAGCGTAATCACTATGAAGACACCTATGCCATGGTTGACGGCATTAATACTGCCATCGCCGAGACCCGCCGGTTCACCACCGAGAACACAGAAAGCACCGATGCCTGGTCGGTGTATATAGAAGATCAGGTAACCATCGATAAGCTAACCTTAGGTGTTGGCGTGCGCGGTGAGCTGATGGATATGACCTATCAAAATGATAAGTCGGGTTTTGCTGATGATTGGCAACAAAAGACCACCCGTGTATGGTTGCCAGGGATCAGCGGCTTTTATCAGTTAGATGATAACAGCGGCTTGCTATTTGGTGTTCACCAAGGCTTTGTTCCTGCTAGCCCGTCAGCGCCAGTGCGCGATGGCGAAGACGAGTTTGAAAAAAGCGTGAACTATGAATTTGGTGGTCGTTATAACGACGGCATCACCCAATTTGAAATGGTCGGCTTTTTCAATGATTACGCTAATCTAATTGAAAGCTGTGGACAGTCAAATTGCGGCAGCCAAGGTCAGCTTGATCAAGAATTCAGCGGTGGCGAGGTCGATGTGTGGGGAGTCGAGTCGCAAATAGCTCAAACCTATCCGTTAAATCTGCAACTCGATATTCCTATGAGTTTGACTTATACCTATACGCAAAGCGAGTTCAAACAAGCGTTGTTCTCTGAGTTTGTGCAGTGGGGTTACATTCGCCCTGGCGATAGGCTGCCTTATTTGCCAACGCACCAAGCGACGCTCAGTATCGGGTTGGCACATAAAAATTGGGCGGTTGATATGCTCATTAAGTATGTCAGCGATATGCCAGAAACGGCGGGCGTCGGTTACGAGGGCTTTGATGTCGCCTTAGCGGGTCAAGAAGTGCCGGCAACGACGGTGGTTGATATCGCGGCTCATTATGAGCTTGGCCAATATGGCCGCGTGTATGCCAAGGTAGATAACCTGTTTGACCAAGACAACATCGTCAGCCGTCGCCCTTATGGGGCGCGACCGGGTAAACCACGGACGCTGTCGCTTGGTTATAAATACCAGTTCTAA
- a CDS encoding imelysin family protein, protein MKKAILKQGALALAVAFALGGCGESTSSSQGAGFNDSGSGEPTSPTEPTSFDEAALVASLVDNVITPAFTLFHQQAQAQQSAIASYCELEKASVQSSSEQAQTAMLEAQDAWLDAMGAWQQVEMMQMGPLLTNNGELRNRIYSWPAISRCGIDQDVVYHQDGIINNDPERPYDISARTATRRGLFALQHVLFNEQYDHHCSVANDALADWNSRTVLARKVARCEYAVTAAMDVHNSSAELLEKWQGDNGFAAELKSAGQSGSQFESAHSALNHISDAMFYLTEVVKDKKLAEPIGILPNSCGTSACPQDVESLDAKSSLANIKANLLAFEALVVGQRQGEPALVGFDDYLDDEQASATKERMLQGISDTKAAIAAIESDLATALLDNEEQVREVHTQVKAITDELKNDFINELALELPTTSAGDND, encoded by the coding sequence ATGAAAAAAGCAATCCTCAAGCAGGGCGCTCTGGCCCTCGCTGTGGCATTCGCTCTGGGCGGCTGTGGTGAGAGCACCTCAAGCTCGCAAGGCGCCGGTTTTAATGACAGTGGCAGCGGTGAGCCAACCTCACCGACCGAGCCGACCAGCTTTGATGAAGCGGCGCTGGTGGCAAGTTTAGTTGATAACGTGATCACCCCGGCGTTTACTTTATTTCATCAGCAAGCACAAGCGCAGCAAAGTGCGATTGCCAGTTATTGTGAATTAGAAAAAGCCAGCGTACAAAGTAGTTCGGAGCAGGCGCAAACGGCCATGCTTGAAGCCCAAGATGCATGGTTAGATGCCATGGGCGCTTGGCAGCAGGTGGAAATGATGCAAATGGGGCCGCTTTTGACCAACAACGGCGAGCTGCGTAACCGCATTTATTCGTGGCCTGCTATTAGCCGCTGTGGCATTGACCAAGATGTGGTGTACCACCAAGACGGCATCATTAATAACGACCCTGAGCGACCATACGATATCAGTGCCCGTACCGCCACACGGCGTGGCCTCTTTGCGTTGCAACATGTGCTTTTTAATGAGCAGTATGATCACCATTGTAGCGTTGCTAATGATGCCTTAGCGGATTGGAATAGCCGCACAGTGCTGGCGCGTAAAGTGGCGCGCTGTGAGTATGCTGTCACCGCAGCAATGGATGTGCACAACTCCAGTGCTGAACTGTTGGAAAAATGGCAGGGCGACAATGGCTTTGCCGCCGAGCTCAAATCAGCGGGGCAAAGCGGGTCGCAGTTTGAATCTGCCCATAGCGCCCTGAATCACATCTCCGATGCAATGTTTTATTTAACCGAAGTGGTCAAAGATAAAAAGTTGGCGGAGCCCATAGGGATTTTACCTAACTCCTGTGGTACGTCTGCGTGTCCACAGGATGTAGAGAGCCTCGATGCTAAAAGCTCATTGGCGAATATCAAAGCCAACTTGCTCGCCTTTGAAGCCCTAGTCGTGGGTCAACGCCAGGGCGAGCCCGCGTTAGTGGGTTTCGACGATTACCTTGATGATGAGCAAGCAAGCGCCACTAAGGAGCGTATGCTGCAAGGGATCAGTGACACTAAAGCGGCGATTGCGGCAATTGAAAGTGACTTAGCCACTGCATTACTTGATAACGAAGAGCAGGTACGTGAAGTGCACACCCAGGTTAAAGCCATTACCGATGAGTTGAAGAACGACTTTATCAATGAGCTGGCACTTGAGTTGCCGACCACTTCGGCGGGTGATAACGATTAA
- a CDS encoding DUF4856 domain-containing protein: MTLRKSLVASAVLAATLGLTGCGGSSDSSDNTTPEQPTNTAPTDISLSSTSVNDDLVGAEVGALSATDDADSGFTYTLSADEARFEIVDGNTLKLKDGIALNYEQQTEVSVSVTVTDAGGLSFAKELTVTVADVAPEAGVNLYEFDSKLGSGSSVSYTGQIARHALSAEIKNYIGQLTGDFVTTNSLTGDAVKAQLMALWGDYEAIKDGSLNFADGIETEQNSFAQISSSGKELSGKVAGADAAKMHKDWLAAGSFVGWSEFGAEAETPEGLVFHYFDLLAANIDKYNAGELLVDPAGNQITKLYITETGLDLNQLIQKHTLGALMFSQGTDDYLDEGLTTDNIVAQKDGALYTTLEHQFDEGFGYFGAARNYLEYSDDEIAGKGGRDGFANGYNDYDSNGQIDLAAEYNWGNSTNAAKRDRGATVTTDFTAAAMNAFIAGRKIINDNVGSELSDAQMDELLAHRDIAVANWEKAVAATVVHYINDTMADLDEISDGDYSADNFADLAKHFGEMKGFALNFQFSPFSPFNDDANAGKFAELHALFGDAPVTGDADAIAAYKADLETARDLMQQVYGFNAENVANW; this comes from the coding sequence ATGACATTGCGTAAATCTTTAGTTGCTAGTGCCGTGCTAGCTGCCACCTTAGGTTTAACTGGCTGCGGTGGTTCATCAGATTCATCAGATAACACCACCCCAGAACAACCAACAAATACAGCTCCTACCGACATCAGCTTGTCTAGCACGTCGGTAAATGACGATTTGGTGGGCGCTGAAGTAGGCGCGTTGAGTGCCACTGATGACGCTGATTCTGGTTTTACCTATACGCTGAGCGCTGATGAAGCGCGTTTTGAAATTGTTGACGGTAATACCCTCAAGCTTAAAGATGGTATTGCTCTGAACTACGAGCAGCAAACTGAGGTTAGCGTAAGCGTCACAGTGACCGATGCGGGTGGTTTAAGCTTTGCAAAAGAATTAACCGTAACGGTTGCCGATGTGGCCCCTGAAGCAGGTGTTAACCTTTATGAGTTCGATTCTAAACTAGGAAGCGGTTCTTCGGTGAGCTACACCGGACAGATCGCTCGCCATGCCCTAAGCGCAGAAATCAAAAACTACATTGGCCAACTCACTGGTGACTTTGTAACCACTAACAGCTTGACCGGCGATGCTGTAAAAGCGCAGTTGATGGCATTGTGGGGTGACTATGAAGCCATCAAAGACGGCAGCCTTAACTTCGCTGATGGCATTGAGACAGAGCAAAACTCTTTTGCTCAAATCTCTTCATCAGGTAAAGAGCTTAGCGGCAAAGTCGCTGGTGCAGACGCAGCGAAAATGCATAAAGACTGGCTTGCAGCCGGCAGCTTTGTGGGATGGAGCGAATTTGGTGCCGAGGCCGAAACACCTGAAGGGTTAGTGTTTCATTATTTCGACCTGCTAGCGGCAAACATTGATAAATACAATGCAGGCGAGCTGTTGGTTGACCCAGCGGGCAATCAAATCACGAAGTTGTACATTACTGAAACTGGTCTTGACCTCAATCAGCTTATTCAAAAGCACACCCTAGGCGCATTGATGTTCTCTCAAGGCACCGATGACTACCTTGATGAAGGTCTGACCACCGATAACATCGTGGCGCAAAAAGACGGTGCTTTATACACCACGCTTGAGCACCAGTTTGATGAAGGTTTTGGTTATTTTGGTGCGGCGCGCAACTACCTAGAGTACAGCGACGATGAAATCGCCGGTAAGGGTGGCCGTGATGGTTTTGCTAATGGCTACAACGATTACGACAGCAATGGTCAGATTGACCTAGCTGCGGAGTATAACTGGGGTAACTCAACGAACGCCGCAAAGCGTGACCGTGGCGCGACTGTGACCACTGATTTCACCGCAGCAGCGATGAACGCCTTTATAGCCGGGCGTAAAATCATCAACGATAATGTCGGCAGCGAGCTTAGCGACGCGCAAATGGATGAGTTATTGGCGCACCGTGATATCGCTGTTGCCAATTGGGAAAAAGCGGTTGCCGCTACGGTTGTGCACTACATCAACGATACGATGGCTGATTTAGATGAAATTAGCGATGGTGACTACAGTGCCGACAACTTTGCCGACTTAGCTAAGCACTTTGGTGAGATGAAAGGCTTTGCGTTGAACTTCCAGTTCAGCCCATTCTCTCCTTTTAATGACGATGCCAATGCTGGTAAGTTCGCCGAGTTACACGCGCTATTTGGTGACGCACCAGTAACAGGCGACGCCGATGCCATTGCCGCATACAAGGCTGACCTAGAAACAGCTCGTGACTTGATGCAACAAGTATACGGCTTCAACGCTGAGAATGTTGCCAACTGGTAA
- a CDS encoding helix-turn-helix domain-containing protein has product MKIRINLDVELAKKKMSLTELSQRIGISMTNLSLLKNGKVKAIRFSTLAAICDVLHCQPGDILVYERDADYLDNDK; this is encoded by the coding sequence ATGAAAATACGCATAAACCTTGATGTAGAGTTAGCAAAGAAAAAGATGTCACTCACGGAATTGTCGCAAAGAATAGGCATTTCGATGACCAACTTATCTTTACTCAAAAATGGCAAAGTAAAGGCGATTCGCTTTAGCACCTTGGCTGCGATCTGTGATGTATTGCACTGTCAGCCCGGTGATATTTTGGTCTACGAGCGTGATGCTGATTACTTAGATAATGATAAATAA
- a CDS encoding acyltransferase family protein, with protein sequence MQQRFHYIDNLRGLALLLGVVFHAALAYGPYFHNMWLSVDTNKHVLFDYLAMWTHLFRMPLFFVIAGFCAAILVTKRGNGHFIRNRSKRVLLPFVIFLPLTLLVLFQLMVWGVEFSDHPPPLVNLLMAEKEPQINTMHLWFLWYLMQFCALFWLLNKSQRLISKLLEVVVNTVFIVVALPVVISAGMAHLVVPFPAPHTLQPQLWAYCTYGLLFMLGASLYHHHNTVLAALRYFKPLVLVACLTVGAYFYLLPEAPSLEQVRIAVNTGETRVAHINLLLVVVQTLAILSCTALVYLAGYRWLNQYNEYSRYISDASYWIYLMHIPVLMCVQIPISNTLLPTFAKFTISLSTTLLIGFISYHFGVRYTVLGMLLNGAKATPMQSKAMDSLR encoded by the coding sequence ATGCAGCAGCGTTTTCATTATATTGATAATTTACGGGGCTTAGCGTTATTACTTGGCGTCGTGTTCCACGCCGCCTTGGCCTATGGCCCTTATTTTCACAATATGTGGCTGAGTGTCGATACCAACAAACATGTGCTGTTTGACTATCTCGCCATGTGGACACACCTATTTCGCATGCCACTGTTTTTTGTTATCGCTGGGTTCTGTGCCGCTATTTTAGTGACTAAACGCGGCAATGGTCATTTTATTCGCAACCGCTCCAAGCGCGTGCTGCTACCCTTTGTTATTTTTTTGCCACTGACGCTGCTGGTGCTATTTCAATTAATGGTATGGGGAGTAGAGTTCAGTGACCATCCCCCGCCGTTAGTAAATCTGCTGATGGCCGAGAAAGAGCCGCAGATCAACACTATGCATCTATGGTTTTTATGGTACTTGATGCAATTCTGTGCACTGTTTTGGTTGCTGAATAAAAGTCAGCGGTTAATAAGCAAGTTGCTTGAGGTGGTTGTTAATACGGTATTTATAGTGGTTGCGTTACCCGTTGTAATAAGTGCTGGGATGGCTCACTTAGTCGTGCCCTTCCCTGCACCCCACACCTTACAGCCGCAACTTTGGGCTTATTGCACCTATGGGCTTTTGTTTATGCTAGGTGCAAGTTTATACCATCACCACAATACCGTATTAGCTGCGCTGCGTTATTTTAAGCCGCTCGTGCTCGTTGCCTGTTTAACCGTGGGCGCGTATTTTTACCTATTACCTGAAGCACCGAGCCTTGAGCAAGTAAGGATTGCCGTAAATACCGGTGAAACTCGCGTAGCGCATATCAACCTGTTGTTAGTTGTAGTACAAACCCTCGCCATATTAAGCTGCACCGCTTTGGTATATTTAGCGGGCTATCGCTGGCTGAACCAATACAATGAGTATAGCCGCTACATCTCCGACGCTTCCTATTGGATTTACCTTATGCACATTCCAGTATTAATGTGCGTGCAAATACCAATCAGCAATACCCTACTTCCAACCTTCGCCAAGTTTACTATTTCACTTAGTACCACGTTGTTGATAGGTTTTATCAGCTACCATTTCGGCGTGAGATATACCGTGCTGGGGATGTTGTTAAATGGCGCCAAGGCAACGCCTATGCAAAGCAAGGCGATGGATTCACTGCGCTAG